The Camelina sativa cultivar DH55 chromosome 14, Cs, whole genome shotgun sequence genome includes a window with the following:
- the LOC104739388 gene encoding uncharacterized protein LOC104739388: protein MESPNELRETKPDLDSNDSLNNLLDPSSPSSSDASRSSVDSTRPDSSRPHSSPFSRFSKGSCAICLCEIRKEDGKAIFTAECSHSFHFDCITSNVKHGNRMCPLCRVQWKQVPLCDVDSLPTSLPQRGFEDDEPLPHGETQFQSDAHRSDHHQALQITLFPEVCALAKPVTRSDFAVLVHLKAEGVSDDARRSRAPLDLITVLDVSGSMEGVKMELMKNAMGFVIQNLGETDRLSVISFSSTARRLFPLRLMSETGKQAAMEAVNSLVAGGGTNIAEGLKIGARVIEDRRWKNPVSGMMLLSDGQDNFTLSHSRVHLRADYESLLPSSCRIPIHTFGFGSDHDAQLMHTISAVSSGTFSFIETETVIQDAFAQCIGGLLSVVILEQVVEIECVHEQGLKISSIKAGSYRSHIASDARTATIDVGDMYAEEERDFLVILEIPCCDNNGSADSESVSLLKVRCVFKDPVTKEIVSVESGELSIQRPMKLTGEEVVSIEVDRQLNRFLVSQSMSEARVLADEGDLTAAIGILRNRERELSETPSARSSDRLCQSLSSELNALQERMTSRRMYRTSGRAYAFSSMSSHSAQRATARGDSTQGLSPVQAYQTSSMARMVTRSQQLVFKSPKASPARGGQS from the exons ATGGAGAGCCCCAACGAATTGCGAGAAACGAAACCGGATCTGGACTCCAACGACTCTCTCAATAATCTCCTCGatccttcatctccttcttccagCGATGCCTCAAGATCATCCGTTGACTCCACTCGACCCGATTCTTCACGCCCtcactcttctcctttctcCCGTTTCTCtaag GGCAGTTGCGCGATCTGCTTGTGTGAGATCAGGAAGGAAGACGGGAAGGCTATATTTACTGCGGAGTGTTCTCACTCTTTCCATTTCGATTGTATAACCTCCAACGTTAAACACGGAAACAGGATGTGCCCTTTATGCAGAGTTCAGTGGAAGCAAGTCCCTTTGTGTGATGTTGACTCCCTCCCTACCTCTCTGCCTCAAAGGggttttgaagatgatgagCCTTTACCTCACGGAGAGACCCAGTTCCAGAGTGATGCTCATCGTTCCGATCATCATCAAGCCCTCCAGATTACACTGTTTCCTGAAGTGTGTGCGCTGGCGAAACCGGTCACTCGTAGTGATTTTGCTGTTCTGGTTCATCTTAAGGCTGAGGGTGTGAGTGATGATGCTAGGCGCTCTCGTGCTCCTTTGGATCTCATTACCGTACTTGATGTTAGTGGGAGCATGGAAGGAGTCAAAATGGAGCTCATGAAAAACGCTATGGGTTTTGTGATTCAGAATCTTGGTGAGACTGATAGGCTCTCTGTAATTTCCTTCTCCTCCACGGCTCGTAGACTTTTCCCTCTTAGACTGATGTCTGAGACAGGGAAGCAAGCGGCGATGGAGGCTGTTAACTCCTTGGTTGCTGGCGGCGGGACAAATATTGCAGAGGGGCTCAAGATTGGTGCAAGAGTCATTGAGGATAGGCGGTGGAAGAACCCTGTTTCTGGAATGATGCTTTTGTCCGACGGACAGGACAACTTTACTCTTTCTCATTCCAGGGTTCATCTCAGAGCAGATTACGAGTCTTTGCTTCCGAGTTCTTGCCGGATCCCAATTCATACCTTTGGGTTTGGCTCAGATCACGATGCTCAGCTAATGCACACGATTTCAGCAGTCTCTAGTGGCACGTTTTCGTTCATCGAAACAGAGACTGTGATTCAAGATGCTTTTGCGCAATGCATAGGAGGGCTTCTTAGCGTCGTGATTCTTGAACAAGTTGTTGAAATCGAATGCGTTCACGAGCAGGGCCTGAAAATATCTTCCATAAAGGCAGGAAGCTATAGAAGCCACATAGCATCTGATGCAAGAACTGCCACAATCGATGTTGGAGACATGTAcgcagaagaagaaagggacTTCCTGGTCATTCTTGAAATTCCATGCTGCGACAACAATGGGTCTGCTGATTCTGAATCTGTGTCGTTGCTAAAGGTTAGATGCGTCTTTAAAGATCCTGTTACGAAAGAGATAGTCAGTGTGGAATCTGGAGAATTAAGCATCCAAAGGCCAATGAAGCTAACAGGAGAAGAAGTGGTGTCCATAGAGGTTGACAGGCAATTAAACAGGTTCCTTGTTTCACAATCTATGTCAGAAGCTAGGGTTTTAGCGGATGAAGGTGACCTGACCGCAGCAATTGGAATTCTTAGAAACCGTGAGAGAGAATTATCAGAGACACCTTCTGCTCGATCGAGTGATAGGCTTTGTCAATCACTGTCCTCCGAGTTGAATGCGTTGCAAGAAAGGATGACGAGCAGGAGGATGTACAGAACATCAGGGCGAGCTTACGCCTTCTCGAGCATGAGCTCGCATTCGGCTCAAAGGGCAACGGCTCGTGGAGACTCGACCCAG
- the LOC104739389 gene encoding helicase protein MOM1-like → MMKKDEKNSTARRTIYTRSVAASTPASTEQETSGLRRSTRGMPTKQPITPPSATRKSERLAPSLASVSKKSAGMEKKLTPSPLRRTDRGKNVVPAPQSSKGSDNPSRIADTSPNIQQSKEIKENNVQESTNEIKKREPTMSARSFRALFRRPNNKSEALVDASNDEELVVVGCSRRVPASNDDAENMVLDAPATVETRDGNAIGSPSKNSENQKLLISKTCLVLPLESKKDSTEIELDACAIASNGDDRILSSDGVIPSQSGCDDAAAQDGNTDCLPQSAQDGTDSPLISSRDAEKVTLDASSMVETEDGNAIGSSSKNSETQKLLFSKTSLEMDIGLSLKRKRSTAEIELDACDIVANGDDRVMSPDVVIPSPSGCKNDDRPEMCNTCGKRQKVNSDFENLSGCSCITQPVDESDHVTQDMEENEPAVSRDYEENRQMQHGKSSDPKLYSSMYPEYWVPVQLSDVQLEQYCRTLFSKSLSLSSLSKIDLGALEETLSSVRKTCDHPYVMDASLKQLLTKNLEFHKILDVEIQASGKLHLLDAMLTHIKTNILKAVVFYQATQSPEGLLLGNILEDFVAHRFGQKCYEHGIYSSKKNAINNFNKESQCCILLLETRACSQAIKLLRADAFILFGSSLNPLHDVKHLEKIKIESCSERTKIFRLYSVCTVEEKALILARQNKGQNKRQHKAVDRPLTHALLMWGASYLFDKLDHFHGSGTPDSRASFEQSIMNGVVREFSSILSSKDGEENGGKLCLLWEAKNDQGTYSSDSTLFGEKHNNLSDEDSPNIFWTNLLGGKNPMWKYASDTPQRNRKRVKYFEGSAESPKLDDGGNTKKRKKASGDFTDVPVDNDEKKASGKDLMGALESPKVALQPACKSTSGTDGTLDESDAFGLYSVGVHISGIPEDMLLGYDWKKTPGELQRKLHADLKSAMAKLCQVLHLSEACTRMVEKFLEYVIDNHRIYEEPATTLQAFQIALSWIAALLVKEKLSHKESLVRAKSELAFYCSRVEVNYIFTILSCMKSLFLERTQGLQCDCFGTTSSQSMVSTKQVNESLSGARVRQGKNNIKSMRSSEGEECTTEKRCSHYSTATKDINETIKDIKKKCKRQLQKLGQEHKEKKVELLNMHADKKEKLETRKNLEAAVIRLSRSRKSTQVDDIKRLEHDFERKFDEINSEKTECLQSLEQMHEAAKKKLAEDEACWISRIKNWAQAELKICVPIKSGNKHFSEICSSSTSKNACDVQTCNDASVEATYTDTNCMASKVNQVPEAENTLGTMSGGTNQQVPELVVLRNDEVMDVLTLSREQPTENVATKSQSSEHASLTVPEILIPAGCQEEFAALNVHLSEYQNCDRITSAAPDEDVASRVPEVSQSLANLAKSASPEVSLNREEALVTTENNRTDHVDTDADNILDQQNRETYSLDKEIRDEVALPKPHPAAVVETRGATESDQDDPMPSSPAGKQSEPTANTQGQNIEEVIEPQSVEPETVEATDYAASNQGDRVTCPLPSSPAGNQPVPEANIEGQNINTLSAEPHIAGPNAVESGDYAVSDQDTMVAQDACSLPSTLVGTQSDLGANIEGQNITTVAQLPTDGLDAVETGGTPVSDQGARDASPRPLSLPGIHPDAEVNVEGLNNTTVAESHTTGSNACEMEIAEAGPQVERSTLTSGVEPLAGVTAPVPSLLSNVMGQSAAQPVPQVPFPVFNDPFLHELERLQRESENSRKIYEEKKSVLKSELERKMAELRAEFQRRFQEVEAEHNTKTTEIETNKNHIIMNKLLANAFLSKCTEKKTSPSAAPRGRIQQLAQRVSTQRNYTAPALSPAPAAGPLQLQASSYPAPAPAQTQASLCPSSVSRPSGRPLSSAVCTMPQPRQPLISNTTPTLSASPATNQVANASLRSSAPHLNSYRPSSSSPGSTTTPTSAPPPQALTHSGLLIQQQQQEQQPQQGMSRGLQGNENVVCLSDDE, encoded by the exons atgatgaagaaagatgaaaagaatAGTACGGCGAGGAGAACCATTTACACCAGATCCGTAGCAGCGTCAACTCCTGCCTCAACTGAACAAGAAACCTCTGGTTTGAGGAGGTCGACCCGGGGAATGCCAACTAAACAGCCAATAACTCCACCTTCTGCTACTAGAAAGTCAGAGAGACTGGCTCCCTCACTTGCTTCAGTATCGAAAAAGTCTGCCGGAATGGAGAAGAAACTCACACCGAGTCCTCTGCGAAGGACTGATAGGGGAAAGAATGTAGTACCCGCCCCACAGAGTTCCAAAGGATCAGATAATCCTAGCCGGATCGCAGACACTTCACCGAATATTCAGCAGAGCAAggaaataaaggaaaataatgTACAAGAGTCGACAAATGAGATCAAGAAACGGGAACCTACAATGTCAGCCCGAAGTTTCAGGGCTTTGTTTAGAAGGCCTAATAATAAATCCGAGGCACTAGTTGATGCTTCTAATGACGAGGAACTAGTAGTTGTTGGTTGTTCGCGCCGTGTACCTGCAAGCAATGATGATGCTGAGAATATGGTGCTTGATGCACCCGCCACGGTTGAAACTAGGGATGGAAACGCTATAGGTTCACCGTCAAAGAATTCAGAAAATCAGAAGCTTCTTATCAGTAAAACTTGCTTAGTATTGCCTTTAGAAAGCAAGAAAGACAGTACAGAAATTGAGCTGGATGCATGTGCCATTGCTTCAAATGGAGATGACCGCATTTTGAGTTCTGATGGGGTAATTCCATCTCAATCTGGGTGCGATGATGCTGCTGCTCAAGACGGTAACACAGATTGTCTACCACAATCTGCTCAAGACGGCACTGATTCTCCTTTGATATCAAGTAGGGACGCAGAAAAGGTGACGCTTGATGCATCCTCCATGGTTGAAACTGAGGATGGGAACGCCATAGGTTCATCATCAAAGAATTCAGAAACACAAAAGCTTCTTTTCAGTAAAACTAGCTTAGAAATGGACATAGGCCTCTCTTTGAAAAGGAAGAGAAGCACTGCAGAAATTGAGCTGGATGCATGTGACATTGTTGCAAATGGAGATGATCGCGTTATGAGTCCCGATGTGGTAATTCCATCTCCATCTGGGTGCAAAAATGATGATCGACCTGAAATGTGCAACACATGTGGAAAACGGCAAAA GGTCAACAGTGATTTTGAAAATCTGAGTGGTTGCTCCTGCATCACCCAGCCAGTTGACGAATCTGATCACGTCACACAG GATATGGAGGAAAATGAACCAGCTGTGAGCAGAGACTATGAGGAGAACAGGCAAATGCAACACGGTAAATCAAGTGATCCCAAATTGTATTCATCGATGTACCCAGAGTATTGGGTTCCGGTGCAGCTATCAGATGTACAGTTGGAGCAATACTGTCGGACTCTCTTCTCCAAATCTTTATCTCTTTCTTCGCTGTCGAAAATTGATCTCGGAGCTCTCGAAGAAACTCTCAGTTCTGTAAGGAAA ACCTGTGACCATCCATATGTTATGGATGCATCTTTGAAACAACTGCTCACCAAGAATCTGGAGTTTCATAAAATCCTGGATGTAGAAATTCAAGCAAGCGGGAAACTTCACCTCCTTGATGCAATGCTTACTCATATAAAAACGAACATTTTAAAAGCAGTTGTCTTCTACCAG GCAACACAAAGCCCTGAGGGGCTTCTGCTTGGTAATATTCTCGAAGATTTTGTGGCTCATAGATTTGGTCAAAAATGTTATGAGCATGGGATTTATTCCTCAAAGAAGAAcgccataaacaatttcaacaAGGAGAGTCAATGCTGTATTCTGCTGTTGGAAACACGTGCCTGCAGTCAAGCCATTAAACTCTTGCGGGCTGATGCATTTATTCTTTTCGGAAGCAGCTTGAATCCATTGCATGATGTTAAGCACTTAGAGAAGATAAAAATCGAGTCATGTTCTGAAAGAACTAAGATATTCCGGTTGTACTCAGTATGTACAGTTGAAGAAAAAGCCCTGATTCTGGCTAGGCAAAATAAGGGGCAAAATAAGCGGCAACATAAGGCTGTAGACCGTCCTCTCACGCATGCACTGCTCATGTGGGGGGCTTCATATTTATTTGATAAGCTGGATCATTTTCACGGCAGTGGAACCCCAGATTCAAGAGCTTCATTTGAACAATCTATTATGAACGGTGTGGTTCGTGAATTCTCGTCCATACTTTCTTccaaagatggagaagaaaatggAGGAAAGTTGTGTCTACTTTGGGAAGCCAAGAATGATCAGGGAACTTACAGCAGTGATTCTACTCTGTTTGgtgaaaaacataataatttgtCAGATGAAGATAGTCCTAATATATTTTGGACAAATCTGTTGGGGGGAAAGAATCCTATGTGGAAGTACGCGTCAGATACTCCCCAAAGAAATCGGAAAAGAGTTAAATATTTTGAGGGCTCTGCAGAGAGTCCCAAACTTGACGATGGCGGAAATACAAAGAAGCGAAAGAAGGCTTCTGGCGATTTTACTGATGTCCCAGTAGATAATGATGAAAAAAAGGCCTCCGGGAAGGATCTCATGG GGGCTTTGGAGTCACCAAAAGTAGCACTCCAGCCAGCATGTAAATCTACATCTGGTACTGATGGTACATTGGATGAAAGTGATGCTTTTGGCTTGTATTCTGTGGGCGTTCATATCTCTGGAATCCCAGAGGATATGTTATTGGGTTATGATTGGAAAAAAACACCGGGTGAATTACAGAGGAAGCTCCATGCTGATTTAAAGTCAGCAATGGCAAAACTTTGCCAAGTTTTGCATCTTTCA GAAGCATGCACAAGAATGGTTGAAAAATTTCTTGAATATGTTATTGATAACCACCGAATCTACGAAGAGCCAGCCACCACATTGCAGGCATTCCAGATAGCCCTG AGTTGGATTGCAGCTTTGTTGGTAAAGGAAAAGCTTAGTCACAAAGAATCTTTGGTCCGTGCAAAATCTGAATTAGCTTTCTATTGCTCAAGAGTAGaggtaaattatatatttacgaTATTGTCCTGCATGAAGAGTCTGTTCTTGGAGCGCACACAAGGTTTGCAGTGTGATTGCTTTGGTACTACTTCTAGCCAGTCAATGGTTAGTACAAAACAAGTGAATGAAAGTCTCTCAGGGGCTAGAGTGCGTCAGGGAAAGAACAATATAAAGTCGATGCGTAGCTCAGAGGGTGAAGAATGCACAACTGAGAAGAGATGTAGTCATTATAGCACTGCAACAAAAGATATCAACGAGACTATTAAAGACATAAAAAAGAAATGCAAGAGGCAACTGCAAAAGCTTGGACAAGAGCACAAGGAAAAAAAGGTGGAGCTGTTAAATATGCATGCAGACAAGAAGGAAAAACTTGAAACTAGGAAAAATTTGGAAGCAGCAGTAATTCGTTTATCTCGTTCACGGAAAAGCACCCAAGTGGATGATATCAAGCGGCTGGAACATGATTTTGAAAGAAAGTTTGATGAAATCAATAGTGAGAAAACTGAATGCCTTCAAAGTCTGGAGCAAATGCACGAGGCTGCAAAGAAGAAGTTGGCTGAGGATGAAGCCTGTTGGATTAGTCGGATAAAGAACTGGGCACAAGctgaattaaaaatttgtgttcCCATCAAAAGTGGCAACAAGCATTTTAGTGAAATATGCTCATCAAGCACTTCCAAAAATGCTTGTGATGTACAAACTTGCAATGATGCCAGCGTTGAAGCTACTTACACTGATACGAATTGTATGGCTTCCAAGGTAAATCAAGTACCGGAAGCAGAAAACACATTAGGAACCATGTCGGGTGGCACAAATCAACAAGTTCCTGAATTGGTGGTTTTAAGAAATGACGAGGTGATGGATGTCTTAACCTTGTCTCGTGAGCAGCCTACAGAAAATGTGGCTACAAAGAGCCAGTCCAGTGAGCACGCTTCTCTCACTGTGCCTGAGATATTGATTCCTGCTGGCTGTCAAGAAGAATTTGCGGCTTTGAACGTGCATTTGTCAGAATACCAGAATTGTGACAGAATAACATCAGCGGCACCAGATGAAGATGTTGCGTCAAGGGTGCCAGAGGTATCCCAGTCGCTAGCAAATCTTGCAAAATCTGCCTCCCCCGAGGTTTCCTTGAATAGAGAGGAGGCTTTGGTTACTACAGAAAATAATAGAACAGATCATGTGGATACTGATGCTGATAACATTTTGGACCAGCAGAATAGGGAAACTTACTCTCTTGACAAGGAGATTCGTGACGAGGTTGCGTTGCCTAAGCCACACCCTGCGGCTGTGGTAGAGACTAGGGGTGCTACTGAATCTGATCAG GATGATCCTATGCCTTCTTCACCAGCTGGAAAGCAATCTGAACCAACAGCAAACACTCAGGGCCAAAATATTGAAGAAGTAATTGAGCCCCAGTCTGTTGAGCCAGAAACTGTAGAGGCTACTGATTATGCTGCATCCAATCAG GGTGATCGAGTTACATGTCCTTTGCCATCTTCACCAGCTGGAAATCAGCCTGTGCCAGAAGCAAACATTGAGGGTCAAAATATCAACACATTATCAGCTGAGCCCCACATAGCTGGTCCAAATGCAGTAGAGAGTGGTGATTATGCAGTATCAGATCAG GACACAATGGTTGCTCAGGATGCATGTTCTCTGCCATCTACATTGGTTGGAACTCAGTCTGACCTAGGAGCAAACATTGAGGGCCAAAATATCACAACAGTGGCTCAACTTCCCACAGATGGATTAGATGCAGTAGAAACTGGTGGAACTCCTGTATCAGATCAG GGTGCTCGGGATGCATCTCCTCGGCCATTATCTTTGCCTGGAATTCACCCTGACGCAGAAGTTAACGTTGAAGGCCTAAATAACACAACAGTGGCAGAATCTCACACAACTGGGTCAAATGCATGTGAAATGGAAATAGCAGAAGCTGGTCCCCAAGTAGAACGGTCAACCCTTACAA GTGGTGTGGAGCCTTTAGCAGGTGTAACAGCTCCTGTTCCATCACTTCTTAGCAATGTTATGGGACAGAGTGCCGCTCAACCTGTTCCTCAAGTACCATTCCCTGTGTTCAACGACCCATTTCTGCATGAGTTGGAGAGGCTGCAGAGAGAATCAGAGAACTCAAGGAAGATTTACGAAGAAAAG AAATCAGTCTTAAAATCTGAACTCGAGAGGAAGATGGCTGAATTACGAGCAGAGTTTCAACGAAGATTCCAGGAGGTAGAAGCTGAGCATAACACCAAAACGACGGAGATagagacaaataaaaatcatattataatgAACAAACTGTTGGCGAATGCGTTCTTGTCCAAATGTACCGAGAAGAAGACATCTCCCTCAGCAGCTCCAAGGG GTAGAATTCAGCAGCTAGCACAGAGAGTGAGCACACAGAGAAATTACACTGCTCCTGCTCTGTCTCCGGCTCCTGCTGCTGGACCTCTGCAGCTTCAGGCATCATCGTATCCTGCTCCTGCTCCGGCTCAGACTCAGGCATCTTTGTGTCCGTCTTCAGTTTCTCGTCCATCAGGGCGTCCTCTGAGTTCCGCGGTCTGCACAATGCCTCAGCCAAGACAGCCTCTGATATCCAACACAACTCCAACTCTGTCAGCTTCTCCTGCAACTAATCAAGTTGCCAATGCAAGTCTACGCTCTTCTGCACCACACCTCAACTCATATAGGCCATCCTCTTCAAGTCCTGGCTCCACAACTACTCCAACCTCAGCGCCGCCTCCTCAAGCTTTAACACATTCAGGTTTGTTAATTCAGCAGCAACAGCAAGAGCAACAACCACAACAGGGAATGAGCCGTGGATTGCAGGGCAACGAAAATGTGGTTTGTCTTTCGGATGATGAGTGA